One window of Amaranthus tricolor cultivar Red isolate AtriRed21 chromosome 11, ASM2621246v1, whole genome shotgun sequence genomic DNA carries:
- the LOC130826773 gene encoding calmodulin-binding receptor-like cytoplasmic kinase 2 isoform X2, producing MKNPSVSSSNASYPWDTSSSKSQNYQARPVALMQNQKKKSIFNQFLRKISLIFSAFGSKSKRAAPEVDQGYANGNTNSNQIYSNSSGLSCGSKTGGSSTRQPNSFNSSESTSGEVYGSLNFTLQDIKKATKNFSQNNIIGDGGFGTVYKGQLKDGTLVAIKRAKKELYDKRTAQEFKSEVLAYSKIEHLNLVKFYGYLEHLDEKILVVEYVGNGTLFDLLHGNRGLVLELTERLDIAIDIAHAITYLHSYNDPPIIHRDIKASNILITEKFRAKVADFGLARFVPEGPDVTHVSTQIKGTAGYLDPEYMKSYQLTEKSDVYSFGIVLVELVTGRSPIEPFKGVKERVTIRWAMSKLKEGMPVLAMDPRLNRTPASIEVVKKVLELTRKCTGPVRQSRPSMKECVEALWAIRKEMKEGSQLKYPTSHKSVDLREKEARKVRQEYLGIEGETYSFMSA from the exons ATGAAGAACCCGTCTGTTTCTTCATCTAATGCTTCATATCCATGGGATACTTCGAGCTCCAAGTCTCAAAATTATCAAGCTCGTCCTGTTGCTTTGAtgcaaaatcagaaaaagaagTCTATATTCAACCaatttttaaggaaaatttcCTTAATATTCTCAGCTTTTGGTTCCAAGTCAAAAAGGGCTGCTCCAGAAGTGGACCAAGGTTATGCAAATGGAAATACAAATTCAAATCAGATCTATAGCAACTCAT CTGGGTTATCTTGTGGAAGCAAAACAGGAGGTTCATCAACTAGGCAACCAAATTCTTTCAATTCTTCAGAATCAACAAGTGGAGAGGTGTATGGTTCATTAAATTTTACTCTTCAGGATATTAAGAAAGCTACTAAGAATTTTtctcaaaataatataattggAGATGGCGGTTTTGGGACAGTGTACAAGGGACAGCTGAAGGATGGAACCCTGGTTGCAATAAAACGTGCCAAAAag GAATTGTATGACAAACGCACTGCACAAGAATTCAAGAGTGAAGTCCTAGCCTACTCGAAAATTGAACATCTGAATTTGGTGAAGTTCTATGGATATCTGGAGCACTTGGATGAAAAAATTCTTGTGGTTGAGTATGTTGGTAATGGAACACTTTTCGACCTATTACATG GTAACAGAGGACTAGTGCTTGAGCTTACTGAAAGACTGGATATTGCTATTGATATAGCGCATGCAATCACGTATTTACATAGCTATAACG ATCCCCCAATTATTCACAGAGACATAAAAGCATCAAACATTCTCATCACAGAGAAATTTCGAGCCAAAGTAGCAGATTTTGGGCTTGCTCGATTTGTCCCAGAGGGTCCTGATGTAACCCATGTTTCTACTCAAATCAAGGGGACAGCCGGATACTTGGATCCGGAATATATGAAATCCTACCAGTTGACTGAAAAGAGCGATGTCTACTCTTTTGGTATAGTGCTTGTAGAGCTGGTGACCGGAAGAAGTCCAATCGAACCATTTAAAGGTGTCAAAGAGAGAGTAACTATTAGATGG GCAATGAGCAAGTTAAAAGAAGGTATGCCAGTACTGGCAATGGATCCTAGACTAAACAGAACTCCAGCATCCATTGAGGTAGTCAAGAAGGTTTTGGAACTTACCCGAAAATGCACCGGGCCTGTGCGACAATCTAGACCGTCTATGAAGGAGTGCGTTGAAGCGTTGTGGGCTATTCGAAAGGAAATGAAAGAGGGAA
- the LOC130826773 gene encoding calmodulin-binding receptor-like cytoplasmic kinase 2 isoform X1, whose product MKNPSVSSSNASYPWDTSSSKSQNYQARPVALMQNQKKKSIFNQFLRKISLIFSAFGSKSKRAAPEVDQGYANGNTNSNQIYSNSSGLSCGSKTGGSSTRQPNSFNSSESTSGEVYGSLNFTLQDIKKATKNFSQNNIIGDGGFGTVYKGQLKDGTLVAIKRAKKELYDKRTAQEFKSEVLAYSKIEHLNLVKFYGYLEHLDEKILVVEYVGNGTLFDLLHGNRGLVLELTERLDIAIDIAHAITYLHSYNADPPIIHRDIKASNILITEKFRAKVADFGLARFVPEGPDVTHVSTQIKGTAGYLDPEYMKSYQLTEKSDVYSFGIVLVELVTGRSPIEPFKGVKERVTIRWAMSKLKEGMPVLAMDPRLNRTPASIEVVKKVLELTRKCTGPVRQSRPSMKECVEALWAIRKEMKEGSQLKYPTSHKSVDLREKEARKVRQEYLGIEGETYSFMSA is encoded by the exons ATGAAGAACCCGTCTGTTTCTTCATCTAATGCTTCATATCCATGGGATACTTCGAGCTCCAAGTCTCAAAATTATCAAGCTCGTCCTGTTGCTTTGAtgcaaaatcagaaaaagaagTCTATATTCAACCaatttttaaggaaaatttcCTTAATATTCTCAGCTTTTGGTTCCAAGTCAAAAAGGGCTGCTCCAGAAGTGGACCAAGGTTATGCAAATGGAAATACAAATTCAAATCAGATCTATAGCAACTCAT CTGGGTTATCTTGTGGAAGCAAAACAGGAGGTTCATCAACTAGGCAACCAAATTCTTTCAATTCTTCAGAATCAACAAGTGGAGAGGTGTATGGTTCATTAAATTTTACTCTTCAGGATATTAAGAAAGCTACTAAGAATTTTtctcaaaataatataattggAGATGGCGGTTTTGGGACAGTGTACAAGGGACAGCTGAAGGATGGAACCCTGGTTGCAATAAAACGTGCCAAAAag GAATTGTATGACAAACGCACTGCACAAGAATTCAAGAGTGAAGTCCTAGCCTACTCGAAAATTGAACATCTGAATTTGGTGAAGTTCTATGGATATCTGGAGCACTTGGATGAAAAAATTCTTGTGGTTGAGTATGTTGGTAATGGAACACTTTTCGACCTATTACATG GTAACAGAGGACTAGTGCTTGAGCTTACTGAAAGACTGGATATTGCTATTGATATAGCGCATGCAATCACGTATTTACATAGCTATAACG CAGATCCCCCAATTATTCACAGAGACATAAAAGCATCAAACATTCTCATCACAGAGAAATTTCGAGCCAAAGTAGCAGATTTTGGGCTTGCTCGATTTGTCCCAGAGGGTCCTGATGTAACCCATGTTTCTACTCAAATCAAGGGGACAGCCGGATACTTGGATCCGGAATATATGAAATCCTACCAGTTGACTGAAAAGAGCGATGTCTACTCTTTTGGTATAGTGCTTGTAGAGCTGGTGACCGGAAGAAGTCCAATCGAACCATTTAAAGGTGTCAAAGAGAGAGTAACTATTAGATGG GCAATGAGCAAGTTAAAAGAAGGTATGCCAGTACTGGCAATGGATCCTAGACTAAACAGAACTCCAGCATCCATTGAGGTAGTCAAGAAGGTTTTGGAACTTACCCGAAAATGCACCGGGCCTGTGCGACAATCTAGACCGTCTATGAAGGAGTGCGTTGAAGCGTTGTGGGCTATTCGAAAGGAAATGAAAGAGGGAA
- the LOC130826773 gene encoding calmodulin-binding receptor-like cytoplasmic kinase 1 isoform X3: MKNPSVSSSNASYPWDTSSSKSQNYQARPVALMQNQKKKSIFNQFLRKISLIFSAFGSKSKRAAPEVDQGYANGNTNSNQIYSNSSGLSCGSKTGGSSTRQPNSFNSSESTSGEVYGSLNFTLQDIKKATKNFSQNNIIGDGGFGTVYKGQLKDGTLVAIKRAKKELYDKRTAQEFKSEVLAYSKIEHLNLVKFYGYLEHLDEKILVVEYVGNGTLFDLLHGNRGLVLELTERLDIAIDIAHAITYLHSYNDPPIIHRDIKASNILITEKFRAKVADFGLARFVPEGPDVTHVSTQIKGTAGYLDPEYMKSYQLTEKSDVYSFGIVLVELVTGRSPIEPFKGVKERVTIRWVSILNTTFDLIDRMYMHF, from the exons ATGAAGAACCCGTCTGTTTCTTCATCTAATGCTTCATATCCATGGGATACTTCGAGCTCCAAGTCTCAAAATTATCAAGCTCGTCCTGTTGCTTTGAtgcaaaatcagaaaaagaagTCTATATTCAACCaatttttaaggaaaatttcCTTAATATTCTCAGCTTTTGGTTCCAAGTCAAAAAGGGCTGCTCCAGAAGTGGACCAAGGTTATGCAAATGGAAATACAAATTCAAATCAGATCTATAGCAACTCAT CTGGGTTATCTTGTGGAAGCAAAACAGGAGGTTCATCAACTAGGCAACCAAATTCTTTCAATTCTTCAGAATCAACAAGTGGAGAGGTGTATGGTTCATTAAATTTTACTCTTCAGGATATTAAGAAAGCTACTAAGAATTTTtctcaaaataatataattggAGATGGCGGTTTTGGGACAGTGTACAAGGGACAGCTGAAGGATGGAACCCTGGTTGCAATAAAACGTGCCAAAAag GAATTGTATGACAAACGCACTGCACAAGAATTCAAGAGTGAAGTCCTAGCCTACTCGAAAATTGAACATCTGAATTTGGTGAAGTTCTATGGATATCTGGAGCACTTGGATGAAAAAATTCTTGTGGTTGAGTATGTTGGTAATGGAACACTTTTCGACCTATTACATG GTAACAGAGGACTAGTGCTTGAGCTTACTGAAAGACTGGATATTGCTATTGATATAGCGCATGCAATCACGTATTTACATAGCTATAACG ATCCCCCAATTATTCACAGAGACATAAAAGCATCAAACATTCTCATCACAGAGAAATTTCGAGCCAAAGTAGCAGATTTTGGGCTTGCTCGATTTGTCCCAGAGGGTCCTGATGTAACCCATGTTTCTACTCAAATCAAGGGGACAGCCGGATACTTGGATCCGGAATATATGAAATCCTACCAGTTGACTGAAAAGAGCGATGTCTACTCTTTTGGTATAGTGCTTGTAGAGCTGGTGACCGGAAGAAGTCCAATCGAACCATTTAAAGGTGTCAAAGAGAGAGTAACTATTAGATGGGTAAGCATCTTGAATACCACTTTTGACTTGATAGATCGTATGTATATGCACTTTTGA